In Primulina eburnea isolate SZY01 chromosome 3, ASM2296580v1, whole genome shotgun sequence, one DNA window encodes the following:
- the LOC140827546 gene encoding protein FAR1-RELATED SEQUENCE 5-like produces MDHFSEDEQSYIPQVGDDQKPSIGMRFDSLEDAFSFYNQYARESGFSARMSNSKKSKKTNEVVWKKFVCFKEGHTDDIRWNKQGKNVESRKERARGETRTGCLSKISVVKEQTGPGWVVSNFIESHNHLLSTPSKVHLLRSHRNISASKKVLSQQFAEANVPTCQQMRLFEIESGGPEHVGFLERDIRNYEKSIRDEHKGIDAETLVDFFESEKEKSSLFFFDYETDSDNRFTRCFWADLVSRRDYTAFGDVVVFDTTYNTNKYEMVFAPFVGVNHHHQTILFGCGLLSDEKTDSFVWLLNKFLETMCTGAPNIIITDQDPAMTKAIAQVFPQTTHRYCLWHILNKFSEKLNPVSFRDHYQSIKNVIVHSSTCDEFESSWEAVMHSANLEQHNWLSLMFELRHKWVPAYFNHVFSAGMSSSQRSESSHAFFKRYISSKNSLMDFIIRFNKALRHQRHNELVADHIDMNERPKLQSKWPMESQMVNVYTKKKWLEFRNEMSQSHGYYVQPESVGNEFGVYKVMNFQGSSSSKPRVLTHVIQRDDISCSCMKFQYEGIPCRHMLAFFRINQVFHLPDKYILKRWTQGAKNVEFYPIDEQNVTGASERCLMSRHLRLSYKASALVDIASLTVEGTNFLAAQFDCIDSKMKDLNVNTTLSGGSQSRRATDRAIGIIDPQNIRTKGCGKRLKSSKEKSTSQGRKCRGCGRRGVQHDKRNCPNLQDGSTINNQNNEGSSDDEDFGSIDGSNNWI; encoded by the exons atGGATCATTTTAGTGAAGATGAGCAATCATACATCCCCCAAGTGGGAGATGATCAGAAGCCAAGTATTGGTATGAGATTTGATTCTTTAGAGGATGCATTCTCGTTCTACAATCAATATGCACGAGAATCTGGTTTTAGCGCAAGAATGAGTAATAGCAAGAAAAGTAAGAAAACGAACGAAGTTGTCTGGAAAAAATTTGTATGCTTTAAAGAAGGACATACAGATGATATTCGATGGAACAAACAGGGCAAAAATGTGGAATCAAGAAAAGAAAGAGCGCGTGGCGAGACTAGAACCGGATGTTTGTCAAAGATTTCAGTTGTGAAGGAACAAACAGGTCCAGGTTGGGTTGTTAGTAACTTCATTGAAAGTCATAATCATCTATTATCGACTCCGTCAAAGGTGCATTTGTTACGCTCACATCGTAATATTTCTGCATCAAAAAAAGTGTTGAGTCAACAATTTGCAGAAGCCAATGTGCCTACTTGTCAACAAATGAGATTATTTGAGATAGAGTCGGGAGGGCCTGAGCATGTAGGTTTCCTAGAAAGAGATATAAGAAACTATGAGAAAAGTATCAGGGATGAGCATAAGGGTATTGATGCAGAGACATTGGTTGATTTCTTCGAATCTGAGAAAGAGAAGAGTTCATTGTTCTTTTTTGATTATGAAACTGACTCGGACAACAGATTTACCCGGTGTTTTTGGGCTGATCTTGTGTCAAGAAGGGATTACACTGCCTTTGGTGACGTAGTTGTGTTTGATACGACGTACAACACCAACAAATATGAGATGGTTTTCGCACCATTTGTAGGAGTTAATCACCATCATCAGACCATTCTTTTTGGTTGTGGATTGTTGAGTGACGAAAAAACAGATTCTTTTGTTTGGTTGCTTAATAAGTTCTTAGAAACCATGTGTACAGGTGCCCCAAACATTATCATCACTGACCAGGATCCTGCTATGACGAAAGCCATAGCACAAGTTTTTCCTCAAACGACACACCGATATTGTTTGTGGCATATACTGAACAAATTCTCAGAGAAATTAAACCCAGTGTCTTTCCGTGACCACTATCAAAGCATAAAGAATGTCATTGTGCATTCCTCAACATGCGATGAATTTGAGAGTTCCTGGGAAGCTGTTATGCATAGTGCTAATTTGGAACAACATAATTGGTTGTCACTGATGTTTGAGTTACGACATAAATGGGTgccagcgtattttaatcacgTATTTTCTGCGGGTATGTCAAGTAGCCAGCGATCTGAAAGTTCACATGCCTTTTTCAAGAGGTATATATCTAGCAAGAACTCATTGATGGATTTTATCATTCGTTTCAATAAGGCACTTCGGCACCAAAGACACAATGAGTTAGTTGCAGATCATATTGATATGAATGAACGTCCCAAACTTCAGTCAAAATGGCCAATGGAATCTCAGATGGTGAATGTGTACACGAAGAAGAAATGGTTGGAGTTTCGAAACGAAATGAGCCAGAGTCATGGTTACTACGTGCAACCAGAATCTGTGGGAAATGAGTTTGGGGTTTACAAGGTCATGAATTTtcaaggttcttcttcttcgaaaCCAAGAGTGCTTACACATGTCATACAGAGGGATGATATATCGTGCAGTTGTATGAAATTTCAGTATGAGGGCATTCCATGCAGGCATATGTTAGCATTTTTTCGTATAAACCAAGTCTTTCATTTGCCTGATAAATATATACTGAAACGTTGGACGCAAGGTGCAAAGAATGTAGAATTTTATCCTATAGATGAGCAAAATGTGACTGGAGCTTCAGAAAGGTGTTTGATGTCAAGACATTTGAGGTTATCCTATAAAGCTTCAGCTTTAGTTGATATTGCATCTTTGACTGTCGAGGGAACAAATTTCTTGGCTGCACAATTTGATTGTATTGACAGCAAAATGAAAGATTTGAATGTCAATACAACATTAAGCGGTGGAAGTCAAAGTAGAAGAGCAACAGATAGGGCCATTGGTATCATTGATCCTCAAAATATCCGAACAAAAGGATGTGGGAAGAGATTAAAATCATCAAAGGAGAAGTCAACCTCACAGGGAAGAAAATGTCGTGGATGTGGACGTCGAGGTGTGCAGCATGACAAGCGCAATTGTCCAAATTTGCAAGACGG GTCAACAATTAATAATCAAAACAACGAAGGAAGCTCAGATGACGAAGATTTTGGATCGATAGATG GTTCTAACAACTGGATTTAG